GTTTTCCAAAACGTGATTTGAAGCGGCTCCTGGATCGGAGTCCCATCTGGTCTACAAAATAGCCGAACCCGTGCTTTACGAGTACATCTACGATCATTCCATAGCGCTTGACCATGGAGTATCGTCGCAACATGCCTCCAACCATAATACCCGGGGGAAAGCGATGAAGATGGATTACCATCTTCAAAAACAAAACTTTCCGATTTTAGGAAATTATTCGTCTTTCTTTAATGCTTCTGCAAGCATCTCTTCGAGTTTGGCGATCTTGTCTTCAAGGGCCTTGATTTCTTCCTTAGAAGCAATTTCGGTCTTTCCGAAAGTCTCCTTTACTTTGGAAGAGATCTTTTCTTCGAGATCTTCCTGCTGCTCATTCTTTCTATCGATGAGCTCTTGTACGTACTTCTTCCCCTCTTCCCGGTTTATTTCCCCGCTTTCAATCAATTCCTTGACATATTCGTCAATCTTCTCTTCAGTCATTGCATAAATACCGATACCAAAAAGTCCTAATTTCTTCATGTAATCCACAGGGTCTCCCATGGTTTAACCTCCATATGCAATTATGACTTTCAAACTATATAAGCAAACACGAATAGAAGCATTTACTCAGAAAGGATTTCTTCCAGACCCTCATCAAGATACGTGGCGTTGGAAGATTTGATGAATGTATCACAGACTTCTCTGGCATCTCCATCCGCTTCAATGTGATTATTGCGGACAAGGATAGCCCTGTGGGCTACTTCCCTTACAAAATCCATGTGATGGCTGACAAGGACAATGGTTGTGCCTAACTTCTTGTTAATGTTTTTCAGGGAATTGGTAACATCCCTGAGAGTTACCGGATCAAGGTCGCCAAAGGGTTCGTCCATCATCAGGATTTCAGGAGAAGTGGCAAGAGATACTGCAATGTAGGCGCGAACATGTTCCCCGCCGCTTATTTCATCCGGTCTCTTGTCTAGGATTTCAAGCGGTAAATCAAGGGCTTCAAAAACAGGTTCTGCGTATTCATGCATGTTCATATCCACAGGATAGGGGAACAGTTTTCCATAGATATCCACACCCAGTCCCATTTTGGAAAGTGAATCCTGCTTCTCATCCTCACCCATGTCAGGGAGGCGGTAAATTGTGTCCAGCATCTCATCCGAGATTCCAAGATCAATAGCCTTCTGCCGGGCTTCCTCTATGGCACCCCTGCGTTTGAGTGCTAACCTGAAGCCGATTTGCTGCCCAATGGTGGAATGAGGAGACAAAGTAAATTCCTGATGCATTATGCTTATTTTGCGAAGTATATCCATTCTTTTCTGGCTGTACACGGTAAGATCGACCCAATCGTCTTCATGGGAATAGAGTACCTGTCCTTCTTTAGGAGGAATCAAACCTTCAAGAATTCGTAAAATAGTGGTTTTTCCACCTCCTGAAGGACCTATTAAGGAAACAATTTCACCTTCGTTAATGGAAAATGAAATATTTTCCAGATTGAGTACTTCCCCAACTCTCAGAAGATAATAGCGTTTTGATATATCCTTTGCAGTGATGCAAGGTTTAGTATCATCCGGTGTTGAAAGATCAACTTTGGGAGGCAAACCTGTAAGGAAATGCCTGACAACTGCATCAGGATCTCCTTCTTCTGCAACCTTGCCTTCATCAATATAAATGAGCCTGTCAGCAAGATACCGGTGAACTTCCGGCAAATGTGAAACTACAATAATCGGGATGGAAAGATGATCTTTCAATTGTTTGATAACATCCATGATTTCCTGCTTTGTATCGGGACCTGTCATGGTTACAGGTTCATCAAGAAGCAGGAGCCTTGGTCGGGCTGCAAGTTGTCTTGCAAGAATAAGGCGTTGTTTTTCCCCACCGCTTAGTGCCTGTGAGAAATGGAGGGCTTTCTCCTCAAGACCCACAAGTCTCAGAAATACGAGGGCTTCTTCATACATTTCATCATAGTAAGGTGAATCAGGTTCAGGTAAGCCGTCGTACCCGCGCCTGTGGTAATTTAATTTCCTCAAGATATTTTCAATTGCAGGACCTGCCCAGAGACTGAAATTGCGCTGGAAATGGATAGCAGAATTGTGTTGCAGGAATTTTGCACCCTCAATACCTGAAGCAGGGTTTACTTCCTGCCCGTCAAGTTCGATTGAACCGTTGTCAAA
This genomic stretch from Methanohalophilus levihalophilus harbors:
- a CDS encoding phasin family protein, translating into MGDPVDYMKKLGLFGIGIYAMTEEKIDEYVKELIESGEINREEGKKYVQELIDRKNEQQEDLEEKISSKVKETFGKTEIASKEEIKALEDKIAKLEEMLAEALKKDE
- a CDS encoding ATP-binding cassette domain-containing protein, producing MLKIQDISKSYDTSSGKKKVLDGINFTVNDGEILGITGKSGCGKSTLLRILRGVESFDNGSIELDGQEVNPASGIEGAKFLQHNSAIHFQRNFSLWAGPAIENILRKLNYHRRGYDGLPEPDSPYYDEMYEEALVFLRLVGLEEKALHFSQALSGGEKQRLILARQLAARPRLLLLDEPVTMTGPDTKQEIMDVIKQLKDHLSIPIIVVSHLPEVHRYLADRLIYIDEGKVAEEGDPDAVVRHFLTGLPPKVDLSTPDDTKPCITAKDISKRYYLLRVGEVLNLENISFSINEGEIVSLIGPSGGGKTTILRILEGLIPPKEGQVLYSHEDDWVDLTVYSQKRMDILRKISIMHQEFTLSPHSTIGQQIGFRLALKRRGAIEEARQKAIDLGISDEMLDTIYRLPDMGEDEKQDSLSKMGLGVDIYGKLFPYPVDMNMHEYAEPVFEALDLPLEILDKRPDEISGGEHVRAYIAVSLATSPEILMMDEPFGDLDPVTLRDVTNSLKNINKKLGTTIVLVSHHMDFVREVAHRAILVRNNHIEADGDAREVCDTFIKSSNATYLDEGLEEILSE